GAAACCCCTCCCCTAAAGGTGATTCCCCTGCCGCAAGGGAGCTTACCCCCTTGACCCCATTATCTCCATGTTTTGTTGGATTAGTTTTATGTTTTTTCATTTCTAATATGTTTTTTGATCAGTACATCATCTTATATAGCGAAAACCATAATTCCGTTCATTATTTTTAGTGGTTGAGATTGCCCTCCTCTGAAGGGGATTCCCCTGGTCGCTATCGCTCATGGCAACGACGAATAAAAAAACACAGTAAAAACAGCTACATGCCGTCATTGCGAACCCCCGCAGGGGGTGTGGCAATCTCTTCTTTAATAAATTCAATAAGAACATACTTTTGCTTTTTGCTATAGACAACAAACCCACTAATAATACCAATTGGATTAAATCGGAACGGACTTTCGCATTTTACTATATATGGCGCCCGTAGATTATACCACAAAACTATCGCTTAAAACAGCGTATGAATTCAGCAAGCTCCTCAACAGTTGCAATATCTTCAGGAAATATGGTGTAGTATTTTCCTATAACAGCGTCTGTGTGGGCGTCGCTTGATGTGAGTTGAAAAAGTCCCCTGTCATTTGCCAGCTTCTCAGCCAGCCTTCCGGTCTCTTTTGTTGTATTGCTGCTTAATATTTCCACCCCGTCAATATCCAGCTCATAGCAATACTGTCCTTCCTTCCAGTTAAATCTGTACGGATGGGCAGCCACTACGGCAGCCCCCCTTTCGTGTGCAAAAGCTATCAGCTTCTCAGCCTGCATGTTATAGGATATTCCCTTGAGGTCATGCAGACCAAAAACCAAAAAATGCCCCTCTATACAGGAGACTTCCGCACCGGCAAAAATCCTAAGGGCGCCGTCACACTTAGCCCTTAATACATTAAGCTCTCCGGCACTCCACAAGTAATCGTGTTCGGTTAGAACTACAGCCTCAATCCCTGTCTCCGCCGCTGCTTTCAGCAGTCTTTCGGGGGACATTATACTGCAGGAGGACTTTGGAGATGTGTGTACATGGCAGTCAAATTTCATCTCTTTTTTCCGTCAGGCTTTAGTTCAAATAACACGGGCTGTCTGTACTTTGAATACACCAAACAGTTGGCTGAATACTTACACTGCTTACAAACTTCAATATACTTGTAGCAACTCTTCTTTTCACAATAAACCTTTTCACTGTTAATCATCATAATTTTTACTGGGCTCACTGATTATAACATAAGATAATTGGTGTTTTTTTCAAATACACGATTCATAGGGTTCCTTTGTGGTTAACTCCGGCAGAAAGTTTTTTGTCTTATACCAAGCAGCCTTCAATCGTCTAACTTTGTCGGCTCTGTTAAAAGCTCCTTGCTGCTTCTGACTGCAACTTGGTATAATATCTCCATTGTTTCAAACGGATTTATAGGGAGCCGGAAAAATTATCTTAAATTATTTTAAAAAGATGCAGGGTAAAGCCATGGTGCCGCCACGGGTTAATTTATCTGAAATCATTTGGTCATGGACAGGAGCTTTTTTAGGTATTATGGCGGTAGCTTGTATAAGCTATTATGTAATTGACGGCACAGGATATACAATGATAATAGGCTCATTTGGTGCCTCTGCGGTGCTAATTTACGGAGCAATAAAAAGCCCTTTTGCCCAGCCGCGAAATCTAATAGGAGGCCATATAATTTCTGCAATCGTTGGTGTTACCAGCTATAACCTGTTCCATAACCATATGTGGCTTGCAACATCCTTTGCTGTGGCAACAGCTATAGCCCTCATGCACTTAACCCGCACGCTGCACCCGCCAGGTGGTGCAACAGCCCTTATAGCGGTAATCGGCGGAAAACCCATACATGACCTTGGCTATATGTATGCACTGGTCCCTGCAGGAGCGGGTGCCGCCGTTATGCTTATCATCGCACTTATTGTTAATAATATCCCTAAAACAAGAAGTTACCCGGAGTACTGGTATTAAAGAATCTCTCTCTGTGTTTTTTCTTTAATTTCCGCAGATTTTGTGTTTTTCATGGCAGAGAGTATTTATCTGTTTAAAAAGTACATTGAATTTTATACCTCACTACATTTATAATAGACATGAATGCTTTCAAAGATATACAGCAGTACAGTGATAGGAATAGACGCTTATGTAGTGGATGTGGAAGTTGACATAGCGTCAAAGGGGGTTCCATTTTTTTCGATAGTGGGTCTGCCTGATATGGCGGTAAAGGAGAGCAAGGAACGGGTAAGGGCAGCCCTTAAAAACATCGGATTTTCATTTCCGTTAAAAAGAATCATAGTAAACCTAGCTCCTGCCGATTTAAAAAAAGAGGGTGCTTCCTTTGACCTTCCAATAGCTCTGGGCATCATGGCGGCAGAGGGTGCAATTGCGCCGGAGAGGCTCAGTGATTATATAGTAACCGGTGAGCTTTCACTTGACGGAACTATAAAACCAGTAAAGGGTTGTCTGTCGGTTTCAATAAAAGCAAAGGAATTAAACTTTAAAGGAGTTATTTTGCCGCTGGAAAATGCGCCGGAGGCAGCCATAGTTGACGGAGTGTCAGTGTATGGGGTGAAAAGTCTAAGCGAGGTTATAGATTTTTTGCATGGCCGGGAGCATCCATGTTCTCCGGCAGTGGATTTGGAAGCCATCAGTAAGAACCATTGTTTATATGAAGATGACTTGCAGGATGTAAAGGGCCAAGAGCACGCTAAACGGGCGCTTGAGGTGGCAGCCTCAGGGGGGCATAATATCATTATGATGGGGCCTCCCGGCTCAGGGAAAAC
The window above is part of the Nitrospirae bacterium YQR-1 genome. Proteins encoded here:
- a CDS encoding PHP domain-containing protein — its product is MKFDCHVHTSPKSSCSIMSPERLLKAAAETGIEAVVLTEHDYLWSAGELNVLRAKCDGALRIFAGAEVSCIEGHFLVFGLHDLKGISYNMQAEKLIAFAHERGAAVVAAHPYRFNWKEGQYCYELDIDGVEILSSNTTKETGRLAEKLANDRGLFQLTSSDAHTDAVIGKYYTIFPEDIATVEELAEFIRCFKR
- a CDS encoding HPP family protein, with translation MVPPRVNLSEIIWSWTGAFLGIMAVACISYYVIDGTGYTMIIGSFGASAVLIYGAIKSPFAQPRNLIGGHIISAIVGVTSYNLFHNHMWLATSFAVATAIALMHLTRTLHPPGGATALIAVIGGKPIHDLGYMYALVPAGAGAAVMLIIALIVNNIPKTRSYPEYWY